One Papaver somniferum cultivar HN1 chromosome 10, ASM357369v1, whole genome shotgun sequence genomic window carries:
- the LOC113315477 gene encoding F-box protein CPR1-like: MIICFVAYDALSSRFARNDMVVRNAIEYDYPFRSLGQNIVLLGYCDGLVCMRVSDMLCVWNPCTKEYKVTPDSPNEEIDEETAYAFCYDSTIDDYKLFKVIELPGTGSMFCLVDVYTLGSNSWTSIEDIPYCFHNEQKVGVLANGNFHWLGWSCKLTDTHVVERLEVIISLDVSSESFQEMQLAKEPLENEHIFRSLGVLEGCLCVLSHDDSKLDLWVMRDYGVQGSWTKHFGIMNRQFRDRCLISLMWSFKNDEDHKYLICVELDLFLCEPKHARVKRPKINGLRSLNDVGNHFESLVSLGSGTYVGR, from the coding sequence ATGATTATTTGCTTTGTAGCTTATGATGCACTATCATCCCGATTTGCCAGAAATGATATGGTCGTTAGAAATGCTATAGAATATGATTATCCATTCAGATCATTAGGTCAGAATATTGTCTTGCTGGGTTATTGCGATGGTCTGGTTTGCATGCGGGTTTCAGATATGTTATGTGTTTGGAATCCATGTACCAAAGAGTATAAGGTTACACCGGATTCACCGAATGAAGAAATAGATGAAGAGACAGCTTATGCTTTTTGTTATGATTCTACCATTGATGACTACAAATTATTTAAGGTTATAGAGCTACCTGGTACTGGTAGTATGTTTTGTTTAGTTGATGTGTATACGCTAGGATCGAATTCTTGGACAAGTATTGAAGACATACCTTATTGCTTTCATAATGAGCAAAAAGTTGGGGTGCTTGCCAACGGAAATTTTCATTGGTTAGGTTGGTCATGCAAGTTAACTGATACCCATGTTGTGGAGAGACTTGAAGTCATAATCTCTTTGGATGTCAGCAGCGAAAGTTTCCAGGAAATGCAATTAGCGAAAGAACCTTTGGAGAATGAACACATCTTTAGGAGTCTGGGAGTGCTGGAAGGGTGTCTCTGTGTACTTTCTCATGATGATTCTAAGCTTGATCTGTGGGTAATGCGGGATTATGGAGTGCAGGGTTCTTGGACTAAACATTTTGGCATTATGAACAGGCAGTTTAGGGACCGTTGCTTAATAAGTCTGATGTGGTCTTTCAAGAATGATGAGGACCATAAGTATCTAATATGTGTTGAGCTTGATTTATTTTTATGCGAGCCGAAGCATGCGAGAGTTAAAAGACCAAAGATTAACGGTTTAAGAAGCTTGAATGATGTTGGGAATCATTTTGAGAGCCTAGTATCACTCGGCTCTGGCACTTATGTTGGGAGATAG